From one Microlunatus sp. Gsoil 973 genomic stretch:
- a CDS encoding NAD(P)-dependent oxidoreductase yields MSDNAGMKVLVTGAAGRLGSFVVPALVDAGYRVVGTDRFPYPEGSPNAELAVPFVQADLTDIGDCFRAITMAQPDMIVSLGAIPFNTELHPPYAKDYDTEYEETGARFVQRLPEDETFRVNTMGTYYLLDAARRVGGVRRIIHASSFFVLGLGFRLSGTPYIPPYLPMDEDTPLEPEDSYSLSKVIGEEILKAYSRAYGIETVALRLLGVYYHNVEMSRRMHTFDIDVPEVDDVAKGYPNNTTYQYADARDIADFILLAMTAQLKNSFEPYFVATDVRYRHSTQDALKRRWPLLVERGLGGGIEGDEPLISIEKARRELGYEPSYSWRNDL; encoded by the coding sequence CCGGCCGCCTCGGGAGTTTCGTCGTCCCGGCCCTCGTCGACGCCGGGTATCGGGTCGTCGGCACCGACCGATTCCCTTACCCGGAAGGCAGTCCGAATGCAGAACTCGCCGTGCCCTTCGTCCAGGCGGATCTGACCGATATCGGTGACTGCTTCCGGGCGATCACGATGGCCCAGCCGGACATGATCGTTTCCCTGGGGGCGATTCCCTTCAACACCGAATTGCATCCACCGTACGCCAAGGACTACGACACCGAGTACGAGGAGACCGGCGCCCGGTTCGTACAGCGACTGCCCGAGGACGAGACGTTCCGGGTCAACACCATGGGAACGTACTATCTGCTGGATGCCGCGAGGCGCGTCGGCGGCGTCCGACGGATCATCCATGCCTCCAGCTTCTTCGTTCTCGGCCTGGGGTTCCGGCTCAGCGGTACGCCGTACATACCGCCCTACCTGCCGATGGACGAGGACACGCCGCTCGAGCCGGAGGATAGCTACTCGCTGTCCAAGGTCATCGGCGAGGAGATTCTCAAGGCGTACAGCAGGGCCTACGGAATCGAGACGGTTGCGTTGCGGCTGCTTGGCGTCTACTACCACAACGTGGAGATGTCGCGACGGATGCACACCTTCGACATCGACGTTCCCGAGGTCGACGATGTGGCGAAGGGATACCCGAACAACACGACCTACCAGTATGCCGACGCCCGCGACATCGCCGATTTCATCCTGCTGGCGATGACCGCCCAGCTGAAGAATTCCTTCGAGCCGTACTTCGTGGCGACCGACGTACGCTATCGCCACTCCACCCAGGATGCGCTGAAGCGCCGCTGGCCGCTGCTGGTGGAACGGGGGCTGGGAGGCGGCATCGAAGGCGACGAACCGCTGATCTCGATCGAGAAGGCTCGCCGCGAACTCGGGTACGAACCCAGCTACTCCTGGCGCAACGATCTCTGA
- a CDS encoding glycosyltransferase family 2 protein, whose protein sequence is MQRMQRLVGVFVIGAALLGAVLLGVAVVITGTSQVERPTSGFLFGIWKVVYAAEPPSLVAVLGAIGLALLLAATVAVLEERVATRSRRSLDAEQRPLAPRIVMAETRGVFAGPVTVTVLIPAHNEEDCIGATIASLKQQSRPPERIVVVADNCTDRTVQIAEDAAVTVFPTIGNTKKKAGGLNQALAAILPDLGDNDVVMVMDADTVLDQGFLEAAVQRMTDDRALMAVGGLFYGEQGHGLIGQFQRNEYARYAREIRRRRGKVYVLTGTASVFRPRALRTVADERGRTLPGVPGDVYDTIALTEDNELTLAIRSLGGLMVSPAACTVVTELMPTWKTLWNQRLRWQRGALENLGAYGFRPSVTRYWAQQMGIGYGAIALLAYFVLIIVQLLAAESWVWFPFWIVIGMIFMIERVVTAWGGGWRARVLGLLVFPELFYATFLNLVFLKGILDISLQRTAQWTHLTRETAQEGDRR, encoded by the coding sequence ATGCAGAGAATGCAGCGGCTGGTCGGGGTATTCGTCATCGGGGCCGCGTTGCTCGGCGCCGTACTGCTCGGCGTCGCCGTGGTGATCACCGGCACGTCCCAGGTGGAGCGTCCGACGTCCGGCTTCCTCTTCGGAATCTGGAAGGTGGTCTACGCCGCCGAACCGCCGTCACTGGTGGCGGTGCTCGGCGCGATCGGTCTGGCACTCCTGCTGGCGGCTACCGTCGCCGTGCTGGAGGAACGGGTCGCCACCAGATCCCGGCGCAGCCTCGACGCCGAACAACGGCCGCTCGCGCCGCGGATCGTGATGGCCGAGACCCGCGGCGTGTTCGCGGGTCCGGTGACCGTGACGGTGCTGATCCCGGCCCATAACGAGGAGGACTGCATCGGCGCGACGATCGCCTCGCTGAAGCAGCAGTCGCGTCCGCCGGAGCGGATCGTCGTCGTTGCCGACAACTGCACCGATCGGACAGTCCAGATCGCCGAGGACGCCGCGGTCACGGTGTTCCCGACCATCGGGAACACCAAGAAGAAGGCCGGAGGGCTGAACCAGGCGCTTGCGGCGATCCTTCCCGATCTCGGTGACAACGACGTGGTGATGGTGATGGACGCCGACACCGTGCTGGACCAGGGATTCCTGGAGGCCGCCGTACAGCGGATGACCGATGACCGGGCGTTGATGGCGGTCGGCGGGCTGTTCTACGGCGAGCAGGGCCACGGGCTGATCGGGCAGTTCCAGCGCAACGAGTACGCCCGCTACGCCCGGGAGATCCGGCGACGACGCGGCAAGGTCTACGTGCTCACCGGGACAGCCTCGGTCTTCCGTCCGCGGGCACTGCGCACGGTTGCCGACGAACGGGGCCGCACCCTGCCCGGGGTGCCCGGGGACGTGTACGACACCATCGCCCTCACCGAGGACAACGAACTGACGTTGGCCATCCGATCACTCGGCGGGCTGATGGTGTCGCCGGCGGCGTGCACGGTGGTCACCGAGCTGATGCCGACCTGGAAGACGCTGTGGAACCAGCGGCTGCGTTGGCAACGTGGGGCGCTGGAAAACCTGGGAGCCTACGGATTCCGGCCGTCGGTCACGCGCTACTGGGCTCAGCAGATGGGCATCGGCTACGGCGCCATCGCGCTGTTGGCGTACTTCGTGCTGATCATCGTGCAGTTGCTGGCGGCCGAGAGCTGGGTGTGGTTCCCGTTCTGGATCGTGATCGGGATGATCTTCATGATCGAACGGGTGGTGACCGCGTGGGGCGGCGGCTGGCGGGCTCGCGTCCTCGGTCTGCTGGTCTTCCCCGAGCTCTTCTACGCGACCTTCCTCAATCTCGTTTTCCTCAAAGGGATTCTCGACATCTCGCTGCAGCGCACCGCGCAGTGGACCCACCTGACCCGTGAAACCGCCCAGGAAGGAGACCGTCGATGA
- the orn gene encoding oligoribonuclease encodes MSEQVLVWIDCEMTGLDLANDALIEVAALVTDSELEILGDGVDVVIKPSRQALDQMGDFVRAMHEHSGLLAELDAGLSLEEAEQKVMAYITQFAPEPRKAPLAGNTIGTDRAFLARDMPALESHVHYRNVDVSSIKELARRWYPRVYYQSPAKSGNHRALADIQESIEELRYYREALFVAPPGPDSATARTIALRHQGMLTGETPQSATADDESAESSPA; translated from the coding sequence GTGAGTGAGCAGGTACTGGTCTGGATCGACTGTGAAATGACCGGGCTCGACCTCGCCAACGACGCCCTGATCGAGGTGGCCGCGTTGGTGACGGATTCCGAGCTCGAGATCCTCGGCGATGGCGTCGACGTCGTCATCAAGCCGAGCCGGCAGGCGCTGGACCAGATGGGTGATTTCGTCCGCGCGATGCACGAACACTCCGGCCTGCTCGCCGAACTCGACGCCGGACTCAGTCTCGAGGAGGCCGAGCAGAAGGTGATGGCCTACATCACCCAGTTCGCCCCCGAACCGCGCAAGGCACCGTTGGCCGGGAACACCATCGGCACTGACAGGGCATTCCTGGCCCGCGACATGCCGGCCCTGGAGTCCCATGTGCACTACCGCAACGTCGACGTCTCCTCGATCAAGGAACTCGCCCGCCGCTGGTACCCGCGGGTCTACTACCAGTCGCCGGCGAAGTCGGGAAACCATCGTGCGCTGGCCGACATCCAGGAATCGATCGAAGAGTTGCGCTACTACCGCGAGGCGTTGTTCGTGGCACCGCCCGGTCCGGACTCGGCGACCGCGAGGACGATCGCGCTGCGTCACCAGGGAATGTTGACCGGGGAGACGCCGCAGTCCGCGACCGCCGACGACGAATCCGCGGAATCGTCGCCCGCCTGA
- a CDS encoding TIGR03118 family protein has translation MGVRRGFIGVALSVALAALFAAPAGTASAHTGQHQRHEHSVHHRHGDFRHHRTATFQQENLVSDQPGVAAITDPNLVNGWGISHGPATPVWVSDNGTGVTTLYQGAVGTTPVSQVPLIVTIPGGAPTGQVFNDTSDFIVPGTGLPARFMFIGEHGHLSVWNQSAGTAAVLVAHTDGAVYKGLALAHGANGPLLLAADFHNNRIDVFDGQFNPVNDAGMFRDRFLPRHYAPFNITELNGQVFVSYARQDAAAEDDVAGPGHGIVDVFSDSGRFVRRLVTHGVLNSPWGMTLAPASFGRFAGDLLVGNFGDGRIHAFDPQTGQPQGTLRGTSGRSLMIDGLWALVVGDPVAGGTDAIWFSAGPDDEQHGLVGLLRPTS, from the coding sequence ATGGGGGTCAGACGAGGCTTCATCGGTGTAGCGCTCTCGGTCGCGTTGGCGGCGCTGTTCGCAGCCCCGGCAGGAACCGCGAGCGCACACACCGGCCAGCACCAGCGGCACGAGCATTCCGTTCACCACCGACATGGCGATTTCCGGCATCACCGGACGGCCACCTTCCAACAGGAGAATCTTGTCTCCGACCAGCCTGGGGTTGCGGCGATCACCGATCCGAATCTGGTCAACGGTTGGGGCATCTCGCACGGGCCGGCGACACCGGTCTGGGTCTCGGACAACGGGACCGGCGTCACCACGCTCTACCAGGGAGCCGTCGGCACGACCCCGGTCAGCCAGGTGCCGCTGATCGTCACCATCCCCGGCGGCGCTCCGACCGGCCAGGTCTTCAACGACACGTCCGACTTCATCGTTCCGGGCACCGGGCTACCGGCACGGTTCATGTTCATCGGTGAGCACGGTCACCTCTCGGTCTGGAACCAGTCGGCCGGGACCGCGGCCGTCCTGGTCGCACACACCGACGGCGCCGTCTACAAAGGGCTGGCGTTGGCGCACGGGGCGAACGGGCCACTCCTGCTTGCCGCCGACTTCCACAACAACCGGATCGACGTCTTCGACGGGCAGTTCAACCCGGTCAACGACGCCGGCATGTTCCGCGACCGTTTCCTCCCGCGGCACTACGCACCGTTCAACATCACCGAACTCAACGGTCAGGTGTTCGTCAGCTACGCACGCCAGGATGCGGCTGCCGAGGACGACGTCGCCGGACCGGGACACGGAATCGTCGACGTCTTCTCCGATTCCGGCAGATTCGTCCGTCGGCTCGTCACCCACGGTGTCCTGAACTCGCCCTGGGGCATGACGCTCGCACCGGCCAGCTTCGGGCGGTTCGCCGGCGATCTGTTGGTCGGGAACTTCGGCGACGGCCGGATCCACGCCTTCGACCCGCAGACCGGACAACCGCAGGGCACGCTGCGCGGCACATCCGGTCGGTCGCTGATGATCGACGGTCTGTGGGCGCTGGTCGTCGGGGATCCGGTGGCCGGCGGCACCGACGCGATCTGGTTCAGCGCCGGACCAGATGACGAACAGCACGGCCTGGTGGGTCTCCTCCGACCCACTTCATGA
- a CDS encoding YciI family protein has protein sequence MKFLILMQVDPTVLDNLTEEQQQAIGDGHARFMAQTKESGEFVFTQALGDPSQTTTVRGRTTGRPEVTEGPFAETKEFLGGYYLVDVESADRAVELAQQIPDAAIDGLALEVRPVMFSDGEPI, from the coding sequence ATGAAGTTCCTCATCCTGATGCAGGTCGATCCCACAGTCCTGGACAATCTGACCGAGGAACAGCAACAGGCGATCGGCGACGGCCACGCCCGCTTCATGGCCCAGACCAAGGAGTCCGGGGAGTTCGTGTTCACCCAGGCGCTGGGCGACCCGTCGCAGACCACCACGGTCCGCGGCCGCACCACCGGCCGTCCGGAGGTGACCGAAGGGCCGTTCGCCGAGACCAAGGAGTTCCTCGGCGGCTACTACCTGGTCGACGTCGAGTCCGCCGACCGTGCCGTCGAACTGGCCCAGCAGATCCCCGATGCCGCGATCGACGGGCTGGCGTTGGAAGTCCGGCCGGTGATGTTCAGCGACGGCGAGCCGATCTGA
- a CDS encoding bifunctional diguanylate cyclase/phosphodiesterase produces the protein MATKWADVWPFVAVALLGVVIMPFGWHRASLVGFGLFVGLTLITLAMIAVSVHRGRRTWLATAAPMLVFLDLALARHLAGPTVASGIAPLVLLPVLWVALRGTRVELIVAGVLSAAFFWVPAAIIGPPAYPAADWYRGLLVAAIALLVAPVIQRVVRRLAAANAQEREARRQAAAVTVRWGTLLAQLPDTVVATIAEQDGRITVLERLGGAPELQDEFSDIISRHLDEVRTLLDKTADGRTEVELSDAITRRTLAAVAVPLPGARPGETLVMVRDVTREKQREWALDRSRRQLAYLADHDAASGLLNRRRFDQLLAEHLLDSDAGALLILDLDLFKQVNDTLGHAAGDRLIVRVAGILRDELRETDAAARLGGDEFAVLLPDAGATTAERVAGRLVQRVRESVAAMGDRHPPVTASVGVVTIAAARSRGVDPMMLADAMLYQAKHGGRGRYAVFTQATADLPSAVRGETLQARLDRAMAEDRLVLHLQPVLDVPLGRVVAAETLLRIFEDGRLVGPAEFIEAAEQSELIITLDSHILRRGIALVPRLRERDPDFRLAINVSARSIGDPLLEQTIVESLARHGVPGSALILEVTETAAMSEIEHAQAFAQKMRELGCSLALDDFGHAFGTFARLKRMTFDYIKIYGEFVTAAGESEIDCAVLRSIIRVAHDLDKRVVAEHVADQSTFDLVVREGADLVQGFHIARPMPIEDFLDQCLPQPARRNR, from the coding sequence GTGGCCACGAAATGGGCCGACGTCTGGCCGTTTGTGGCGGTCGCACTGCTGGGCGTGGTGATCATGCCGTTCGGTTGGCACCGCGCGTCGCTGGTGGGATTCGGCCTGTTCGTCGGTCTGACGCTGATCACCCTGGCGATGATCGCGGTCAGCGTCCATCGGGGCCGCCGGACGTGGCTGGCCACGGCCGCGCCGATGCTGGTCTTCCTCGACCTGGCCCTCGCCCGTCATCTCGCCGGGCCGACCGTGGCCTCCGGTATCGCGCCGCTGGTGCTGCTGCCGGTGCTGTGGGTCGCCCTGCGTGGAACACGGGTGGAACTGATCGTCGCCGGTGTGCTCAGCGCCGCGTTCTTCTGGGTCCCGGCGGCGATCATCGGCCCGCCGGCGTACCCGGCGGCCGATTGGTACCGCGGTCTCCTGGTCGCCGCCATCGCCCTGCTGGTCGCGCCGGTCATCCAACGGGTCGTACGGAGACTGGCAGCGGCCAACGCGCAGGAACGCGAGGCCAGACGGCAGGCCGCGGCAGTGACCGTTCGCTGGGGGACGCTGTTGGCCCAACTGCCCGACACGGTGGTGGCCACCATCGCCGAACAGGACGGGCGGATCACGGTGCTGGAGCGGCTGGGCGGCGCGCCGGAGCTGCAGGACGAGTTCTCCGACATCATCAGCAGACACCTGGACGAAGTGCGCACACTGCTGGACAAGACCGCCGACGGGCGGACCGAAGTTGAGTTGTCCGATGCGATCACCCGTCGCACCCTGGCAGCGGTCGCCGTGCCGCTGCCGGGTGCCCGACCCGGTGAGACGCTGGTCATGGTCCGTGACGTCACCCGGGAGAAGCAACGTGAATGGGCGCTGGACCGCAGCCGGCGGCAGCTGGCGTACCTGGCCGATCACGACGCGGCCAGCGGCTTGCTGAACCGTCGGCGGTTCGACCAACTGCTCGCCGAGCACCTGCTCGACTCCGATGCGGGTGCGCTGCTGATCCTGGATCTGGACCTGTTCAAGCAGGTCAACGACACACTCGGGCATGCGGCCGGTGATCGGCTGATCGTCAGGGTCGCGGGAATCCTGCGCGACGAGTTGCGGGAGACCGATGCTGCCGCCCGGCTGGGCGGTGACGAATTCGCCGTGCTGTTGCCGGATGCCGGTGCCACAACGGCCGAGAGGGTGGCCGGACGGCTGGTACAACGGGTCAGGGAGTCCGTCGCCGCGATGGGTGACCGGCATCCGCCGGTGACCGCCAGCGTCGGCGTGGTGACCATTGCCGCGGCCCGGTCCCGTGGCGTCGATCCGATGATGCTGGCCGACGCGATGCTGTACCAGGCCAAGCACGGCGGCCGTGGACGATACGCCGTGTTCACCCAGGCCACGGCGGATCTTCCCTCCGCGGTTCGTGGCGAGACGCTTCAGGCGAGGCTCGATCGTGCCATGGCCGAGGACCGGCTGGTTCTGCATCTGCAGCCGGTGCTGGACGTTCCGCTGGGCCGGGTGGTGGCTGCCGAGACCCTGCTCAGGATCTTCGAGGACGGCCGACTGGTCGGCCCGGCCGAATTCATCGAGGCTGCCGAGCAGAGCGAGCTGATCATCACCCTGGACAGCCACATCCTTCGCCGGGGAATCGCGCTGGTGCCGCGGCTGCGGGAACGCGATCCTGATTTCCGGCTGGCGATCAATGTGTCGGCCCGCTCCATCGGTGATCCGTTGCTCGAGCAGACAATCGTCGAATCCTTGGCTCGGCACGGGGTGCCGGGGTCGGCACTGATCCTGGAGGTGACCGAGACGGCCGCAATGTCTGAGATCGAGCACGCGCAGGCATTCGCCCAGAAAATGCGCGAACTCGGCTGCAGCCTGGCGCTCGACGATTTCGGTCATGCATTCGGCACTTTCGCCCGTCTCAAGCGAATGACCTTTGATTACATCAAGATCTACGGGGAATTTGTTACCGCAGCGGGTGAGTCCGAGATCGACTGCGCAGTGCTGCGCTCGATCATCCGGGTCGCCCACGACCTCGACAAGCGCGTCGTCGCCGAACATGTGGCTGATCAGTCGACCTTCGACCTCGTCGTGCGTGAAGGAGCAGACCTGGTGCAGGGCTTTCACATCGCAAGACCGATGCCGATCGAGGATTTCCTCGATCAATGCCTGCCGCAGCCCGCCCGACGGAATCGATAG
- a CDS encoding PrsW family intramembrane metalloprotease has product MSVAEKSGPQTGVAPQPAPSAGGPRSTFGRLLGRGNAEPGRDKSPRALDQRRADRAGLPRTVDLSQPLPRRLLTSRMVWLGVVMLIAYAVFLVLLYNQVVPDRRVPGGRLIGLGHEAVPISAKYAAFTAVPLALVFLWVDRFRPQRLPVWFMAFGWGACIATFVAAQVNTWAAGHLSIVGDGDPATGARAAIYVAPFVEEACKATVLFWMAILMRYRWVSRLTGITLAGLSAAGFAFVENILYYGRVYRYAANTFGAIQPEDALHQLFILRGVLTFFGHPLFTSMTGIGLAIALRSKSKVVRVVAPLAGYCAAAFLHMTFNTISSFVSGTQLLLMYIFLALPAVIAMITFIVRQELREGRLIRERLTDYVRVGWLPEEDVVPMSRLRTRLRAIWQSIFLGPPVFLATFKVQRAETELAYLRDAMTRGVVDDAGQLREKVLLATIRAERGQAVIQPERRAAYHRVKELFVRKRVAPAYAPPQYPGPAGLGGSLPAPGTAPIGPAATRLSEVDPNWKPPGE; this is encoded by the coding sequence GTGTCGGTAGCCGAGAAGAGTGGACCGCAGACCGGAGTGGCTCCGCAGCCAGCCCCGTCCGCGGGTGGGCCACGGTCGACGTTCGGCCGACTGCTCGGTCGCGGCAACGCCGAACCCGGCAGGGACAAGAGTCCGCGCGCGCTGGACCAGCGCCGGGCCGATCGGGCCGGACTGCCGCGTACGGTCGACCTCTCCCAACCCCTGCCTCGACGACTGCTGACCAGCCGGATGGTCTGGCTCGGTGTCGTGATGCTGATCGCGTACGCCGTCTTCCTGGTCCTGCTCTACAACCAGGTCGTACCGGACCGCCGCGTCCCCGGTGGACGGCTGATCGGGCTCGGACATGAGGCGGTGCCGATCTCGGCGAAGTACGCCGCCTTCACCGCCGTTCCGTTGGCGCTGGTCTTCCTCTGGGTCGACCGGTTCCGGCCGCAACGGCTACCGGTCTGGTTCATGGCGTTCGGATGGGGCGCGTGTATCGCCACCTTCGTCGCTGCGCAGGTCAACACCTGGGCAGCCGGCCACCTGTCGATCGTCGGTGATGGCGACCCGGCCACCGGCGCCCGCGCTGCCATCTACGTCGCCCCGTTCGTCGAGGAGGCGTGCAAGGCGACCGTGTTGTTCTGGATGGCGATCCTGATGCGCTACCGCTGGGTCAGCCGACTGACCGGCATCACCCTCGCCGGGCTCTCCGCGGCCGGGTTCGCGTTCGTGGAGAACATCCTCTACTACGGCCGCGTCTATCGGTACGCCGCCAACACCTTCGGTGCCATCCAACCGGAGGACGCGCTGCACCAGCTCTTCATCCTGCGCGGTGTGCTGACCTTCTTCGGCCACCCGCTGTTCACGTCGATGACGGGCATCGGTCTTGCCATCGCGCTGCGCTCCAAGAGCAAGGTGGTCCGGGTCGTGGCGCCGCTGGCCGGTTACTGCGCCGCCGCCTTCCTGCACATGACCTTCAACACCATCTCCAGCTTCGTCAGCGGCACCCAACTGCTGTTGATGTACATCTTCCTTGCGCTGCCCGCTGTGATCGCGATGATCACCTTCATCGTCCGTCAGGAGCTCCGCGAGGGCCGGCTGATCCGGGAACGGTTGACCGACTACGTCCGCGTCGGCTGGCTGCCCGAAGAGGACGTCGTCCCGATGTCGCGGCTGCGGACCCGGCTGCGGGCGATCTGGCAGTCGATCTTCCTCGGACCCCCGGTCTTCCTTGCCACCTTCAAGGTGCAGCGCGCCGAGACGGAGCTCGCCTATCTGCGGGACGCGATGACCCGAGGTGTGGTTGACGACGCCGGCCAGTTGCGGGAGAAGGTGCTGCTCGCCACCATCCGAGCCGAGCGTGGGCAGGCGGTGATTCAGCCGGAGCGGCGGGCGGCCTACCACAGGGTCAAGGAACTGTTCGTACGCAAACGCGTAGCCCCGGCCTACGCGCCGCCGCAGTACCCCGGACCGGCCGGCCTCGGCGGTAGCCTGCCCGCACCCGGAACGGCTCCGATCGGTCCTGCCGCGACCCGACTGTCCGAGGTGGACCCCAACTGGAAGCCGCCGGGCGAATAG
- a CDS encoding branched-chain amino acid ABC transporter substrate-binding protein, which produces MTPSAGGNAGGAVKLAFIGPLSGAHSDLGFAVRDGARVAVQQAKDSGVKVDLVEGDTQVDPAQASAIKGRFINDPGVVGVVGPSLSDETRTLLPDLEANNLAMVSASASDVALPTVVPNEAVFHRVVPDDTAAAAGIASYIVKEVKPHSVVYVNDSSDYGRGLADATMKAVAATGIPGQPLTIDPNTQDLAPVLANIKAANPDLVFYGGYVSNAGALVKRLRDIGVTAKFISGEGALDPGFVTTAGAPAAEGAIFACSCRFPAADAGGALGRFATQYAQINKVHPSTRTPPRGTTRQTS; this is translated from the coding sequence GTGACCCCGAGCGCCGGAGGCAACGCCGGCGGCGCCGTCAAACTCGCCTTCATCGGGCCGTTGAGCGGCGCGCATTCCGACCTGGGTTTCGCTGTTCGTGACGGTGCACGGGTGGCGGTTCAGCAGGCGAAGGATTCCGGTGTCAAAGTTGATCTTGTCGAGGGCGACACCCAGGTTGATCCGGCGCAGGCGAGTGCCATCAAGGGCCGGTTCATCAACGATCCCGGTGTTGTCGGTGTGGTCGGTCCGTCACTGTCGGATGAGACCAGGACGCTGCTTCCTGACCTGGAGGCCAACAATCTGGCGATGGTCTCCGCGTCGGCGAGCGACGTCGCACTGCCGACGGTGGTGCCCAACGAAGCGGTGTTCCACCGGGTCGTTCCTGACGACACCGCAGCAGCAGCCGGTATCGCTTCCTACATCGTGAAGGAGGTCAAGCCGCACAGCGTCGTCTATGTCAACGACAGCAGTGACTACGGTAGAGGCCTGGCGGACGCGACGATGAAGGCGGTTGCGGCGACGGGCATCCCGGGCCAACCGCTCACCATTGACCCGAACACGCAGGACCTCGCACCGGTCCTTGCCAACATCAAGGCGGCCAACCCTGATCTGGTCTTCTACGGCGGCTATGTCAGCAACGCGGGTGCGTTGGTAAAGCGGCTGCGCGACATCGGCGTCACTGCGAAGTTCATCAGCGGTGAGGGGGCGCTCGACCCGGGATTCGTCACCACCGCAGGGGCACCAGCGGCCGAGGGCGCGATCTTCGCGTGCTCATGCAGGTTCCCGGCGGCCGATGCCGGCGGGGCGCTCGGACGGTTCGCCACGCAGTACGCACAGATCAACAAGGTGCACCCCTCGACGCGTACTCCGCCGAGGGGTACGACGCGGCAAACGTCCTGA
- a CDS encoding RNA polymerase sigma factor, with product MITSELEDLLRTLAPQVLGTLLRRYGTEQFDLCEDSVQEALLEAYQQWIASGRPDSPHGWLVTAARRRMIDRIRSDARRRERESVQARLAHPLADLAPVKHDDSLQIMMLCCHPDLSRSAQVALTLRTVAGLTTTQIARAYLLPEATIAQRISRAKAKIKLSGARFPAPAGPDFDHRLDAVLTVLYLMFTEAHTATIGDELYDVDLATEAIRLARQVHRDLPDHGEAAGLLALMLLTDGRRDARLDDHGRMVPLDEQDRGRWDRTKIDEGVRLVQDTLPGRPPSPYLVQAAIAALHDQAASTQDTDWQEILALYTILEQLTGNPVVSLNRTVAAAMVHGPTHGLQLLEQLDGLPSDNHRLLAVRAHLLERTGAPTAADVYLDASRRTTSIAERDYLRSRARRLNATQRD from the coding sequence GTGATCACCTCGGAGCTGGAGGACCTGCTGCGCACCCTCGCGCCGCAGGTCCTCGGCACCCTCCTCCGCCGCTACGGCACCGAACAGTTCGATCTCTGCGAGGACTCCGTCCAGGAGGCGCTGCTGGAGGCGTACCAGCAGTGGATCGCCTCGGGGCGGCCGGATAGTCCGCACGGCTGGTTGGTGACTGCGGCGCGCCGTCGGATGATCGACCGGATCCGCAGCGACGCCCGGCGTCGGGAACGGGAGTCGGTCCAGGCCCGGCTGGCCCATCCGCTCGCCGATCTTGCGCCGGTTAAGCACGACGACAGCCTGCAGATCATGATGTTGTGTTGTCATCCCGACCTCTCCCGTTCCGCCCAGGTCGCACTGACACTGCGTACGGTCGCCGGTCTGACCACCACACAGATCGCCCGGGCCTATCTGCTGCCCGAGGCGACCATCGCCCAGCGGATCAGCCGGGCCAAGGCCAAGATCAAACTCAGCGGTGCCCGGTTCCCCGCGCCGGCCGGGCCAGATTTCGATCATCGCCTGGATGCCGTGCTCACTGTGCTGTATCTGATGTTCACCGAGGCACACACAGCGACCATCGGCGACGAACTCTACGACGTCGATCTCGCGACCGAGGCGATCCGGCTCGCCCGGCAGGTGCATCGGGACCTGCCTGATCATGGTGAGGCCGCCGGTCTGCTGGCCCTGATGTTGCTCACCGATGGGCGCCGCGATGCCCGGCTCGATGACCATGGTCGGATGGTGCCGCTGGACGAACAGGACCGCGGCCGCTGGGATCGGACCAAGATCGATGAAGGTGTCCGGCTGGTGCAGGACACGCTGCCGGGGCGTCCGCCCAGCCCGTATCTGGTGCAGGCCGCCATCGCCGCCTTGCATGATCAGGCGGCAAGCACCCAGGACACCGACTGGCAGGAGATCCTCGCTCTCTACACGATCCTGGAGCAGCTCACCGGCAACCCGGTGGTCAGCCTGAACCGTACGGTTGCGGCCGCCATGGTGCACGGCCCGACGCACGGACTGCAGCTTCTTGAGCAACTCGACGGCCTGCCGTCGGACAATCACCGGCTGCTGGCCGTCCGGGCGCATCTGCTGGAACGGACCGGTGCCCCGACGGCGGCCGACGTCTATCTGGACGCGTCTCGGCGGACGACATCGATCGCCGAGCGCGACTATCTCCGCTCCCGGGCGCGTCGACTGAACGCCACCCAGCGCGACTAG